In Streptomyces sp. NBC_01717, one DNA window encodes the following:
- a CDS encoding tyrosine-type recombinase/integrase, which produces MLAVRAALPDHYRLLLVIGAGLGLRQGEALGLALEDIDFAKEVVHVRRQVKMVRARLCFALPKGRKVRDVPLPSSVARAIQQHTEQFAPVPVTLPWDDPTPAETPVDSKHRRPRTYNLLVTGRERKAINRNYFNSYVWKPALAAAGVIAPLEEGSTDGARVWEPSREHGFHALRHFFASEELEAGESVVSLARWLGHSDPGFTLRKYSHFLPRAGARGSAAIDAIFA; this is translated from the coding sequence GTGCTGGCAGTACGGGCGGCCCTGCCGGACCATTACCGGCTCCTCCTCGTGATCGGAGCGGGTCTTGGGCTCCGGCAAGGGGAGGCGCTCGGGCTTGCCCTGGAGGACATTGACTTCGCCAAGGAAGTCGTCCACGTCCGGCGGCAGGTCAAGATGGTGCGGGCGAGGTTGTGTTTCGCCCTTCCCAAGGGTCGCAAGGTCCGGGACGTGCCGCTGCCGTCCAGCGTGGCCCGGGCCATCCAGCAGCACACGGAGCAGTTCGCGCCGGTCCCGGTCACGCTGCCTTGGGACGACCCGACTCCTGCCGAGACGCCGGTGGATTCCAAACACCGGCGGCCGAGAACCTACAACCTCCTGGTGACGGGACGCGAGCGGAAGGCCATCAACCGGAACTACTTCAACTCCTACGTGTGGAAGCCGGCTCTGGCCGCGGCGGGCGTGATCGCACCGCTGGAGGAGGGCAGCACCGACGGCGCTCGCGTGTGGGAGCCGTCCCGGGAGCACGGCTTCCACGCCCTGCGCCACTTCTTCGCCTCCGAGGAACTGGAGGCTGGCGAATCGGTTGTCTCCCTGGCACGCTGGCTGGGGCACTCCGACCCCGGGTTCACGCTGCGGAAGTACTCCCACTTCCTGCCCCGCGCGGGCGCACGGGGCAGCGCCGCCATCGACGCGATCTTCGCGTAG
- a CDS encoding helix-turn-helix transcriptional regulator: MPGRSLPAATASSGAVSAAFLTVKDAADYLGLSPHTLYVWRHRRQGPPSFRMGPRGRVMYRLEVLDAWVREQEQADSRSNPALNPLNTPLQERSSRFLGA, encoded by the coding sequence ATGCCTGGACGATCTTTGCCTGCCGCCACCGCTTCCTCAGGCGCCGTATCCGCCGCCTTCCTGACCGTGAAGGACGCCGCCGACTATCTCGGCCTCTCACCCCACACGCTCTACGTCTGGCGCCACCGTCGCCAGGGACCCCCGAGCTTCCGCATGGGACCTCGCGGTCGCGTCATGTACCGGCTCGAAGTGCTCGACGCCTGGGTCCGCGAACAGGAACAGGCCGATTCCCGCTCCAACCCGGCCCTCAACCCGCTCAACACCCCCCTGCAGGAGCGGTCGAGCCGCTTCCTCGGCGCCTGA
- the cutA gene encoding divalent-cation tolerance protein CutA yields the protein MANDIVIAQTTSDNEDQAKALAQGAVESKLAAGVHIDAPITAFYWWKGKVEAAQEWRISYMTTTDRLPALEAWLHERHPYDVPQWITLPVTSGSEAYLSWVVEETAQD from the coding sequence ATGGCCAACGATATTGTGATTGCGCAGACGACCAGCGACAACGAGGATCAGGCGAAGGCACTGGCCCAGGGCGCGGTCGAGAGCAAGCTGGCAGCGGGCGTTCACATCGACGCGCCGATCACCGCCTTCTACTGGTGGAAGGGGAAGGTCGAGGCGGCGCAGGAGTGGCGGATCTCGTACATGACTACGACGGACCGTCTACCGGCGCTGGAAGCGTGGCTGCACGAGAGGCACCCGTACGACGTCCCCCAATGGATCACACTGCCCGTGACCAGCGGGTCGGAGGCGTACCTGTCCTGGGTTGTCGAGGAGACGGCACAGGACTGA